A region from the Methanofastidiosum sp. genome encodes:
- a CDS encoding DUF262 domain-containing protein: MNENELVESEELFDEEQPDETPLEIPAERRKIYFKTPTKQIKHIFRDYKRRDLDVRPAFQRGFVWDIKKASRLIESILLGVPIPVIYR; encoded by the coding sequence ATGAATGAAAACGAATTAGTAGAATCTGAAGAGTTGTTTGATGAAGAACAACCAGATGAAACACCGTTAGAAATCCCAGCAGAAAGAAGAAAAATTTACTTTAAAACTCCAACAAAGCAAATTAAACACATATTCAGAGACTATAAAAGAAGAGATTTAGATGTTAGGCCTGCATTCCAAAGAGGTTTTGTATGGGACATCAAAAAAGCAAGCCGATTAATAGAATCTATTTTATTGGGCGTCCCTATCCCTGTTATATACCGCTGA
- a CDS encoding DUF262 domain-containing protein codes for MLRELNNKTFKDLDKHAQKVIENYSLPFIVITKDSDSDVKFEIFERLNTGSVKLNDQELRNCIYRGKYNDLLKELSENEKYQEILNSPKLKDRMLDRELILRFFAFYHNTHLKYKPPMKQFLNREMESYCNLSDDEAKKLKAVFRNTVDLVRTVFGDKAFRRFIPGNDKDPNGYWETRKLNKGLFDVVMWSFSNYEKHQIVPNADAIREELLWLMTHDQRFIDSIRISTDSLENTQYRFDKWRESLKNIVGYPSSEPRTFKWEYKKQLYETNPTCSICGQKIQTIDDSEVDHIDFYWRGGKTMPSNARLVHRFCNRKRGGRD; via the coding sequence GTGTTAAGAGAACTCAACAATAAAACATTCAAAGACTTAGATAAGCATGCGCAGAAAGTGATAGAAAATTATTCTCTACCTTTCATAGTAATAACAAAGGATTCTGACTCAGACGTAAAATTTGAAATATTTGAAAGGCTAAATACAGGTTCTGTAAAACTGAATGATCAAGAACTCCGAAATTGCATATATCGTGGAAAATATAACGATCTTCTAAAAGAATTGTCTGAAAATGAAAAATATCAAGAGATATTGAACTCTCCAAAACTTAAAGATCGTATGCTTGATAGAGAGTTAATATTGCGATTTTTCGCATTTTATCATAACACACATCTTAAATATAAACCACCCATGAAACAATTTCTAAACAGAGAAATGGAGAGTTATTGTAACTTATCTGATGATGAAGCAAAAAAACTAAAAGCAGTATTCAGAAATACAGTTGACCTCGTGAGAACGGTTTTTGGAGATAAAGCATTTAGAAGATTTATCCCTGGTAATGATAAGGATCCAAATGGGTATTGGGAGACTAGAAAATTAAACAAGGGTTTGTTTGATGTAGTAATGTGGAGTTTTTCAAATTATGAGAAGCATCAGATAGTCCCCAATGCTGATGCTATTCGTGAAGAATTGTTATGGTTAATGACCCATGATCAGCGGTTTATAGATTCAATAAGAATCTCTACCGATAGTCTTGAAAATACACAATATCGATTTGATAAATGGAGAGAGTCATTAAAAAATATCGTGGGATATCCATCATCAGAACCACGTACTTTTAAATGGGAATACAAAAAGCAATTATATGAAACTAACCCAACATGTAGTATCTGTGGCCAAAAAATACAAACTATAGATGATTCTGAAGTGGACCACATTGATTTTTACTGGAGAGGAGGAAAGACTATGCCGTCT